The nucleotide window AAAACAAGGCATCTATCCTTTCTACTGTACCGACTTCTGTTCTGCCCTGCATCAGGAAATGTCAGGCTATCTGCGGGTATCTCCCAAAGGAGCCAACGTGCCCCTGAAATTTGGCACCGGCGAAACCGCAGAAACGGTTGCAGCAAAATAAACCCTATACAACCGGTGGTGCTGCCCGGCGCCACCGGTTCTCAACTGTCGATTATGAAGCAATTAACTAAAGCAGGCCGTATCAGCATTCCCGTAGTGGTCCTCTTCCTGATCACCCTCTGGCTCGCCCCCATGTGGCGAATAGACATGAGGGCTCCACAGTACCCGGATGGACTGTCTATGCAGATATGGATCAACGATGTAAAAGGGGATGTGCCCATCATCAACGGACTGAATCACTATATCGGAATGAAAACCATCCACCGCGATGACTTCCGTGAATTTGTATTCATGCCCATCGCCATCCTCTTGTTTATGGCAGGTGGCGTGCTCGTATTCCTGTTAAAAAGCAAAAGAGCGTATTACATATGGACCGCCGCTTTTATGGTGATCGCTATCTGTTCTTTCACTGACTTCTATCTGTGGGAATACAACTATGGCCACAACCTGGACCCGAATGCGCCCATCCAGGTGCCTGGCATGTCTTACCAGCCGCCGCTGCTGGGGTACAAAAAGCTGCTCAACTTTGAAGTGCTCTCACAACCCGACCTGGCAGGATGGTTTTATTGCGCCGCAGGTGTGATACTGACTGTCATCACATTTTATGAATGGAAAAAGAAATGATATGAAGCACAATACTTTGATTTTCCTGCTTGGCTTTTTTATGCTGCAGTTTGCCTGCAGTCCGGATTTTGAACCAGTAGATTATGGCCATGATGCCTGTGCTCACTGCAGGATGACGATCATGGATAAACGTTATGCCGCGGAAATGATCACACCCAAAGGGAAAGCCTATAAGTTTGATGATATCATCTGCCTGTTGCAATACATGTCTGCCAATCAGGTTTCTCCCGACAGCCGGCTTTTAATAGCCGACCACAGCGATGCTTCCCATCCTTTTATTGATGCACGCAAGGCCATCTATCTGCACAACCCATCCTTCAAAACACCCATGAACGGCAACTATGCAGCCTTTGCCTCCGAAAAGGCCGCCGTTCCTCTGAAAGATAACCTGGAGCAAAAACTACTGCACTGGGAAGACCTCACGCGTATAAATCCCTGATATGATGAAACACTTATGGTTGCTTTTATGGCTGACCGGTAGCTGTTTAACAAATTATGCCACTACCATCAGGGTTTCTCCCGGCAAGGATGCCCTGCGCACCGCCATCGGCAAAGCACTGCCCGGAGATACCCTGCTGGTACTGAAAGGTATTTATCAGGAACATGATATCAACATCACCCGCACCATCACTATTTTGGGAAGCGGTATGCCGGTGATAGACGCCAGCAGCAAGTATCCCGGCCTTCTGATCACCGCCGACAGCGTGGTCATTCAGGGGATTCAGGTACAACGCACCGGCAGATCTTCTATTTCCGATATCGCCGGCATCCGCATCAGCAATGCTAAAAATGTAGTGTTGCGCAACAACCGCATGCTGGACTGTACTTATGGCATTTATCTGCAGAATGCACACAACTGCACGATCCTTAACAATACCGTACATACCGGCATCAAAAATGAGATCAACGGAGGCAACGGCATACATGCCTGGAAATGCGACCGGCTGCAGATAAGCGGCAACAGCGTTTCCGGCCACCGCGATGGTATCTACTTCGAATTTGTGACCGATTCAAAAATAGACAATAATATTTCGTACGCCAATCAACGTTATGGCCTGCATTTTATGTTTTCCCACCAGGACAGCTATACAAAAAATACCTTCCGGGAGAACGGTGCCGGCGTGGCTGTGATGTATACCAGAGGAGTGACCATGTACGATAATACTTTTGTGCAGAACTGGGGAGATGCCTCCTATGGTCTTTTATTAAAAGAGATCACCGACAGCAAAATAGAACACAACCGTTTCATCAAAAACACAATCGGCATTCACATGGAAGGCACTACCCGTGTAGATGTGCTGCATAACCTGTTTCAGGACAACGGCTGGGCCCTGCGCGTAATGGCCAGCTCCAGCGGCAGCCGCTTCACGGAAAATAATTTTATCAGCAACTCCTTTGACGTGGCCACCAACGGTACCCTGATGCTGAACGAGTTTCGCCGCAACTACTGGGATAAATACGATGGTTATGATCTGGACCGCGACCATATTGGTGATGTACCACATTATCCGGTCAGCGTATACGCAGTGATCTCTGAAAAAATACCAGCCGCCATGATCCTCTACCGCAGTTTCCTCACCGGCATCATGGAACAGGTAGAAAAAGTAATGCCCAGCATGATACCCGACCAGCTAAGGGATGATTCTCCGATGATGAAAAAAATTGAACTATGATCCGCATCACCCATCTGACAAAGTCTTTCAAAAAATTCAAAGCCCTGGATGATATCTGTCTTCATCTGGAACGAGGGCAAACTGTTTCACTGCTGGGGCCTAACGGTTCCGGCAAAACGACGTTGATCAAATCCATCCTGGGACTGGTTATTCCTGAAAAGGGAGACATCAGCATCAACGGGCAGGATATCCGTACCCACTGGAATTACCGTTCCCAAATCGGCTATATGCCACAGATAGGGCGCTATCCCGAAAATATGTCTGTGCGCCAGGTATTTGCTATGCTCCGCGCAGTCAGAAAAGATTGTCAGCATTTCGACGAAGAACTGATAGCGCGTTTTAACGTACCTGCTTTTGAACATAAACTGATGCGCAACCTCTCCGGAGGAACACGCCAGAAAGTAAGCGCCTGCCTCGCTTTCCTCTTTTCACCAGACATCCTGATACTGGACGAACCTACCGCCGGTCTTGATCCGGTGTCCAGCGAGATACTGAAAGACAAGATATCACGGGAACGGGCCAACGGTAAACTGGTGATGATCACCTCCCATGTTCTCAGCGACCTCGATGATATTACCAGCCATGTGGTGTATTTGCAGGATGGGAAACTGGTCTGCTTTAAAACGGTAGAAGAACTGAAAAAATCAACGGGCTTCCATCAACTGAATAAAGTGATTGCGGCTCTGATGCAAACCAATGTACATGAAGACAATTATTAAATACGTCCTGATAGATCTGTTGAAAAACAGGACTGTGCTGGCTTATACCCTGGTACTGGGAGTGCTGACTATCAGCGTGGCCGGCATGAGCGACAATACTTCCAAAGGCATGTTAAGCCTGCTCAACATTACGCTGTTGTTTGTGCCCATCATCAGCCATCTTTTCTCCACCATTTATTTTTTTAATTCTGCAGAATTCACTGAGCTGTTGCTGGCACAGCCTATCCGTCGAAAAACCATGTTACTGGCTGTTTACGCAGGTGTAGCCATAGCGCTGAGCCTTGCCTATCTGGTCGGTGTAGGCGTTCCCGTATTTGTGCTGTACAACAACCTGGCGGCTATCGCTTTAATTATCAGCGGCATGTTACTCACACTGATATTTTCTGCGCTGGCGCTGCTTATTTTTGTGCTGTTCAAAGACAAAACAAAAGGGATTGGTGCCGGCATTATTACGGCCTTGTTTTTCACGCTGTTATTTGACGGCCTGTTACTGGCCTTTATCTACTCTTTCAGCGAGTACCCGATAGACAAACCCTTATTGGGACTGATATCCCTGAATCCTGTTGACCTGGCAAGAATACTCGTACTGTTGCAGCTGGATGCTGCGGTCATGATGGGTTACTCCGGTGCACTCTTCAAAAAATTTCTGGGTTCAGCCACCGGCAGCATTTACACCACTGCCTGTATGTTATGCTGGATCATTACTCCATTGATAACAGCGGTAAGGATTTTCCGGAAAAAAGATATCTGACGGCAGCCAGCGCTATCAGCAAGGCACCTGCCAGCAAACCCCAGGCAGCTATCCACAGCAGCCAGGGATAACGTTCAGCGGGGATGCTTACCAACCCAGGCATCCCCTGCAGCAACAGAATGATTTCATTGGCCACCAATGCAAGAGTGAACACACAGATGCCGGCGCCTGCCAGCATTTTCACCCGGGCAAAAAAACCGGTATACAGTAACTGGGCCAAAAGGTAGAGGGTCACAAAACCCAGCATCACCAGATGCAGGTAACTGATGATCAACGGCCTGTTTACAAACACCTGATCGCCTATAGCCGGGAAAATAATCAGCAGTTGCGCTACCGTCTTTAATACAAAAGCTGTAAGGGCCAGTATGCCCAGATTACGGACCAACGAGTTAACCATCTTCAGCTCCGTTTTTACAGAACGGACCATCTCCGCAAACCGGGCCAGTGTCAGTAACAACAACCCACAACCCGCAGCACCGATCACCCGTACCAGTACTGGCGGCTGATGCCACAGATAAGACAGAAACGCTGTAGGCAATACCGCAGCACACAAAGCCAGCACAAAGCGGTAACGTATTTTCTCCGCATTTTCCGGCCTCAGATGATAACAGAAAAGCGCAAACACCGCCAGCGTGAAAAAGCCATTGTACTGCAGATGCAGATAGGTATACACCGCATCATGATACAGCACGGTGTTCACCTGATGGGAAGCCATCATATAAGCCAGCGAAAACGGGCCCACCGCCGATAATACCAGTGATATCAACGAAGCAGCGGCCAGTAAGGTCACCGCCCTTTCCCGCCCGGCTTTCAGCAGATCTTTGATAAAAACCACACTGAACACACCCGTGCAGAGAATAAACAAAGTAGAGAACAGAATAGAGAAAAAAGCATACCCCTGAAGCGGGAAACTGAACAACATCCCCAGGGAAGTGCAATATACACCGCCCAGCAGCCAGCTATATACCGGCTTACTACTGCTGCTTTCCGGCAATAACCGGTAGGTCATCAGGGCAAACAAACACAAGGTGATCCATCCGCCCAGGGCAAAATGCGAATGCCCAAACAACAGGTTATTATAATAAATGCCCGGCAGGGAAAATAAAGCGGTGCTGCGGAGCAATACTCCCAGTACCGCTACAATAGCCAGGTTGATCAGTGATAGGGTAATCCATGTTCGTTCTGTTTTCCCTGTTGTTGCACGAGTCATATATGTTTGTTGTTTTTGCCGGAGCAAAGTTACAATAAAGACAAAAACATCCTTTATAAATACGGTATAAAAAAATAACTGCCAGCTGTTGGCGGTACAGCTGGCAGTCATAAAACAGCAGAGCGTTATATTAATGCTGACCCAAAAGTTTTTCCAGCAGCGCATCCAGCGCAGCCCGGTTCTTTTCTGAGTTGCCGACCAGCTTCTCCACAATCTTCCCTTCCCTGTCGATCAGTATTTTGGTGGGGAAAGCCTTTACATCGTAAGCATTCAATATTCCTTTTTCTTTTTCAGTGCTGGAACTTGTGTTGAGCACATTCAGCCAGGTCATATGGTCTTCATCAAGGGCTTTGGTCCATTTCTCCTTCCATTCGGATTCATCACCCCTTTCGTTGGCAATGCCCAGTATTTCGAAGCCGGCATCGTGGTATCTGGCGTATGTTTCCCGCAGATGGGGATGGCTCATGCGGCAGGGATAACACCAGCTGCCCCAGAAGTCCAGCAATACCACTTTTCCTTTCAGCGAGGCCAGTGTGATGGCATTACCATTTCTGTCCGGCAGTGTTACCTGTGGCGCAGGCATACCGGGTGCGGTTTCCCGGGCTTTGGCCAGTCGTGCACCATAGGCAATGCCTTCTGGAGAGGCTTTCAGCGCGGGTTGTATGCCATCATACAAAGGACCTATCACCACGGGGTCTATTTTTGTACGGGTGTATTCATTGAGCAGTTTCAACATAATGCCCGTTTGCGGGTGCTGCTGCATAAAACGCAGTTTGGCAGCCTCCCGTGCATCGTCCACTGCATAAGCCTTGCGGAGCACTGCTGCTATTGCAGCGCTGTCCTTGCTCGCAAAAGCCGCCTTTCTTTCTTTGCCAAAGTTTTTTTCTCCCTCCTGGTAGATATCATGCTGTTCTTTTTCCATCGTAAGATGATCATCTTCTGCAACAGAACCACTCACTCTGGTATCATTCAGTTCATTGGCGGAAACGGCCGTCAGCCCCCCTTTATCCAGAAAAAACACATGCTGGTAAGGTTTGATAAAATGTGTCTTAAAATAATACTGCGCTTTGTCCTCAGACACCTTCAGATAAAGCGTGGCTTCCGCGGGATAGTCTATTTTACCCTGGAAATGGTAGGTATGTTTTTCCAGGCGGCAGCTGTCTGTAATGGTCTGGTTGTGCTGACGATAGGAAAGATACACGTACCTGTTGGTGGCCAGGGTAGTTTTAGGCAGGGTGCCTTTCAGGGTGAAAGACTGTGCCTGTGTGGTTTGCAGGCTTATGCAGGCCACACAGGTGTATAATATTGTTTTTCCTTGCATAGATCAGGTTTTGGAATGGCTTAATCATTACGCGGCATATCCGGATTAAAAGATAAAACGCTGAGTGGTATCTGTAAAGTATATCTGGCTGCGTGAGGTGGTAAGGTAGCAATCACCTTTCCTGCGTCAGCATAACGGTTCACGGTCTGCATATTATTGGCTGCATCCAGGCGGCGCATGTCTATCCAGCGGAAGCCTCTGTAGGCTAGTTCCATACGGCGTTCCCTCCATACCAGGTCCATCACCTGCGCCGCGTCGGAAGATACCAGCGGCTGATAAGCGTCTTTTTTAATACGGCATTTACGGATATCGTTCAACTGGTCCAGTGCCTCCTGCAGCCTGCCGCTGCGGGCCGCCGCTTCGGCCAGTATCAGCTTCATCTCTTCCACAGAAGTACCGAAGTTAGGTACGGCCCCACTTGGGTTATACGTCACCACGCCGCGTTTGGGATAAGTATAGTCACCCGTGTTTTCATAATAGAATTTCAGCCGCAGGTCATTCACGTCAAACAGTTTCAGGAATTCAATCGTAGGATATTCCTTAGTGGCCGCTGAAGTGGAGTAACGGGCATACAGCTCATACGTTCTGAT belongs to Chitinophaga sp. HK235 and includes:
- a CDS encoding nitrous oxide reductase accessory protein NosL; protein product: MKHNTLIFLLGFFMLQFACSPDFEPVDYGHDACAHCRMTIMDKRYAAEMITPKGKAYKFDDIICLLQYMSANQVSPDSRLLIADHSDASHPFIDARKAIYLHNPSFKTPMNGNYAAFASEKAAVPLKDNLEQKLLHWEDLTRINP
- the nosD gene encoding nitrous oxide reductase family maturation protein NosD encodes the protein MMKHLWLLLWLTGSCLTNYATTIRVSPGKDALRTAIGKALPGDTLLVLKGIYQEHDINITRTITILGSGMPVIDASSKYPGLLITADSVVIQGIQVQRTGRSSISDIAGIRISNAKNVVLRNNRMLDCTYGIYLQNAHNCTILNNTVHTGIKNEINGGNGIHAWKCDRLQISGNSVSGHRDGIYFEFVTDSKIDNNISYANQRYGLHFMFSHQDSYTKNTFRENGAGVAVMYTRGVTMYDNTFVQNWGDASYGLLLKEITDSKIEHNRFIKNTIGIHMEGTTRVDVLHNLFQDNGWALRVMASSSGSRFTENNFISNSFDVATNGTLMLNEFRRNYWDKYDGYDLDRDHIGDVPHYPVSVYAVISEKIPAAMILYRSFLTGIMEQVEKVMPSMIPDQLRDDSPMMKKIEL
- a CDS encoding ABC transporter ATP-binding protein — encoded protein: MIRITHLTKSFKKFKALDDICLHLERGQTVSLLGPNGSGKTTLIKSILGLVIPEKGDISINGQDIRTHWNYRSQIGYMPQIGRYPENMSVRQVFAMLRAVRKDCQHFDEELIARFNVPAFEHKLMRNLSGGTRQKVSACLAFLFSPDILILDEPTAGLDPVSSEILKDKISRERANGKLVMITSHVLSDLDDITSHVVYLQDGKLVCFKTVEELKKSTGFHQLNKVIAALMQTNVHEDNY
- a CDS encoding ABC transporter permease subunit produces the protein MKTIIKYVLIDLLKNRTVLAYTLVLGVLTISVAGMSDNTSKGMLSLLNITLLFVPIISHLFSTIYFFNSAEFTELLLAQPIRRKTMLLAVYAGVAIALSLAYLVGVGVPVFVLYNNLAAIALIISGMLLTLIFSALALLIFVLFKDKTKGIGAGIITALFFTLLFDGLLLAFIYSFSEYPIDKPLLGLISLNPVDLARILVLLQLDAAVMMGYSGALFKKFLGSATGSIYTTACMLCWIITPLITAVRIFRKKDI
- a CDS encoding TlpA disulfide reductase family protein, which encodes MQGKTILYTCVACISLQTTQAQSFTLKGTLPKTTLATNRYVYLSYRQHNQTITDSCRLEKHTYHFQGKIDYPAEATLYLKVSEDKAQYYFKTHFIKPYQHVFFLDKGGLTAVSANELNDTRVSGSVAEDDHLTMEKEQHDIYQEGEKNFGKERKAAFASKDSAAIAAVLRKAYAVDDAREAAKLRFMQQHPQTGIMLKLLNEYTRTKIDPVVIGPLYDGIQPALKASPEGIAYGARLAKARETAPGMPAPQVTLPDRNGNAITLASLKGKVVLLDFWGSWCYPCRMSHPHLRETYARYHDAGFEILGIANERGDESEWKEKWTKALDEDHMTWLNVLNTSSSTEKEKGILNAYDVKAFPTKILIDREGKIVEKLVGNSEKNRAALDALLEKLLGQH